The Bos indicus x Bos taurus breed Angus x Brahman F1 hybrid chromosome 11, Bos_hybrid_MaternalHap_v2.0, whole genome shotgun sequence genome includes a region encoding these proteins:
- the EMILIN1 gene encoding EMILIN-1 yields MAPGTLWSCYLCCLLATAVGAASYPPRGYSLYTGSGGALSSGGTQAQSAPRPASRHRNWCAYVVTRTVSCVLEDGVETFIKPDYQPCGWGQPQCSRSIMYRSFLRPRYRVAYKTVTDMEWRCCQGYGGDDCAEGPAPALGPAPTTPRPRPQPARPNLSGSSAGSHLSGLGGEGPGESEKVQQLEEQVQSLTKELQGLRGVLQGLSGRLTEDVQRAVETAFNGRQQPADAAARPGVHETLNEIQQQLQLLDNRVSTHDQELGHLNNHHSGGGSSRAPDPTPAPPGRSEELLRELEQRLQESCSVCLAGLDGFRRQQQQDRERLRALEKLLASVEERQRHLTGQALGRWAPQECCPPELGRRLAELERRLDVVAGSVTVLSGRRGTHLGGASGQGGHPPGYTSLASRLSRLEDRFNSTLGPSEEQEEGWPGRPGGLGHWLPAARGKLEKLEGRLTNVSGELGGRLNQLEEQVAGAVQACGQLCSGAPGEQDSQVREILSALERRVLDSEGQLRLVGSDLHKLGAAGEAQQAALEQLQGAVGLLHGRVDALGETAAEFALQLNLTAARLGQLEGLLQARGEEGCGACGGVQEELGRLRDGVERCSCPLLPPRGPGAGPGVGGPSRGPLDGFSVFGGSSGSALQALQGELSEVILTFSSLNDSLHELQTTVEGQGADLADLGATKDRIISEINRLQQEATEHATESEERFRGLEEGQAQAGQCPSLEGRLGRLEGVCERLDTVAGGLQGLREGLSRHVAGLWAGLRETNSTSQTQAALLEKLLEGQAGLGKRLGALNSSLLLLEDQLHQFSLKDLTGPAGEAGPPGPPGMQGPPGPAGPPGPPGKDGQKGPMGPPGPQGEQGPEGAPAASVPRVAFSAALSLPRSEPGTVPFDRVLLNDGGYYDPETGVFTAPLAGRYLLSAVLTGHRHEKVEAVLSRSNLGVARIDSGGYEPEGLENKPVAESQPSPGALGVFSLILPLQVGDTVCIDLVMGQLAHSEEPLTIFSGALLYGDLELEQA; encoded by the exons ATGGCCCCCGGAACCCTCTGGAGCTGCTACCTCTGCTGCCTGCTAGCCACCGCCGTGGGGGCAGCAAGCTACCCTCCTCGCGGCTACAGCCTCTACACTGGGAGTGGCGGGGCCCTCAGCTCTGGGGGCACCCAGGCCCAGAGTGCCCCCCGACCTGCCAGCCGCCACAG GAACTGGTGTGCCTATGTGGTGACCCGGACAGTGAGCTGTGTCCTTGAGGATGGAGTGGAGACCTTCATCAAGCCTGACTACCAGCCCTGTGGCTGGGGCCAGCCCCAGTGTTCCCGCAGCATCAT gtACCGCAGCTTCCTCCGCCCTCGCTACCGCGTGGCCTACAAAACGGTGACAGATATGGAATGGAGGTGCTGCCAGGGGTACGGGGGCGATGACTGTGCAGAGGGCCCTGCCCCGGCGCTGGGCCCTGCACCCACCACCCCGCGGCCCCGGCCCCAGCCCGCCCGCCCCAACCTCTCCGGCTCCAGTGCAGGCAGCCACCTGAGTGGGCTGGGAGGGGAAG GTCCTGGGGAGTCCGAGAAAGTCCAGCAGCTGGAAGAGCAGGTGCAGAGCCTGACAAAGGAGCTTCAGGGCCTTCGGGGTGTCCTGCAGGGACTGAGCGGGCGCCTGACCGAAGACGTCCAGAGGGCTGTGGAGACGGCCTTTAACGGGAGGCAACAGCCGGCAGATGCAGCGGCCCGCCCGGGTGTGCATGAAACCCTCAATGAGATCCAGCAGCAGCTGCAACTCCTGGACAACCGTGTCTCCACCCATGACCAGGAGCTGGGCCATCTGAACAACCATCACAGCGGTGGCGGCAGCAGCAGGGCTCCGGATCCCACCCCGGCCCCTCCTGGCCGCAGTGAGGAGCTGCTGCGGGAGCTGGAGCAGCGGCTGCAGGAGTCGTGCTCCGTGTGCCTGGCGGGGCTGGATGGCTTTCGAcgacagcagcagcaagacagggAGCGGCTGCGAGCGCTGGAGAAGCTGCTGGCCTCTGTGGAGGAGCGGCAGCGTCACCTCACGGGGCAAGCCCTGGGCCGCTGGGCCCCTCAGGAATGCTGCCCTCCAGAGCTGGGCCGGCGACTGGCCGAGCTGGAGCGGAGGCTGGATGTTGTGGCTGGCTCGGTGACAGTGCTGAGTGGGCGGCGAGGCACCCACCTGGGAGGAGCATCTGGGCAGGGTGGCCACCCACCAGGCTACACCAGCTTAGCATCCCGCCTGTCCCGCCTGGAGGACCGATTCAACTCTACCTTGGGCCCCTCGGAGGAACAGGAGGAGGGCTGGCCGGGGCGTCCTGGGGGGCTGGGCCACTGGCTGCCTGCTGCCCGAGGAAAACTAGAGAAGCTGGAGGGGCGGCTGACCAATGTGAGCGGGGAGCTAGGGGGGCGGCTGAATCAGCTGGAAGAGCAGGTGGCAGGGGCAGTGCAGGCATGTGGGCAGCTCTGCTCTGGGGCCCCTGGGGAGCAGGACTCccaggtcagggagatcctcAGTGCCTTGGAGCGCAGGGTGCTGGACAGTGAGGGGCAGCTGAGGCTGGTGGGTTCAGACCTGCACAAGCTGGGAGCAGCTGGGGAGGCCCAGCAGGCCGCGCTGGAGCAACTGCAAGGGGCGGTGGGCCTGCTCCATGGTCGCGTCGATGCATTGGGCGAAACAGCTGCAGAGTTCGCACTGCAGCTGAATCTCACAGCTGCACGGCTGGGCCAACTGGAGGGGCTGCTGCAGGCCCGTGGGGAGGAGGGTTGCGGTGCCTGCGGAGGTGTACAAGAGGAACTCGGCCGCCTGCGGGATGGTGTGGAGCGCTGCTCCTGCCCGCTGTTACCCCCTCGGGGCCCTGGGGCCGGCCCTGGGGTTGGGGGACCGAGCCGTGGGCCGCTGGATGGCTTCAGTGTGTTCGGGGGCAGCTCAGGCTCAGCCCTCCAAGCCCTGCAAGGAGAGCTCTCTGAGGTCATTCTCACCTTCAGCTCCCTCAATGACTCGCTGCATGAGCTGCAGACCACCGTGGAGGGCCAGGGTGCTGATCTGGCTGACCTGGGAGCCACCAAGGACCGCATCATCTCTGAGATCAATAGACTGCAACAGGAGGCCACAGAGCACGCCACAGAAAGTGAGGAGCGCTTCCGAGGCCTGGAGGAGGGACAGGCACAGGCCGGCCAGTGCCCCAGCCTAGAGGGCCGATTGGGCCGCCTGGAGGGAGTCTGTGAGCGGCTGGACACGGTGGCCGGGGGACTGCAGGGCCTGCGTGAAGGCCTTTCCAGACATGTGGCTGGGCTCTGGGCTGGACTACGGGAAACCAACAGCACCAGCCAGACACAGGCAGCCTTGCTGGAGAAGCTGCTGGAGGGGCAGGCCGGCTTGGGCAAGCGGCTGGGTGCCCTTAAtagctccctgctgctgctggaggACCAGCTTCACCAGTTCAGCCTGAAGGACCTCACCG GGCCTGCAGGTGAagctgggccaccagggcctCCTGGGATGCAGGGACCCCCTGGCCCTGCTGGGCCTCCAGGACCTCCAGGCAAGGATGGACAAAAGGGGCCCATGGGGCCACCAG GTCCCCAAGGTGAACAGG gacccgAGGGGGCACCAGCAGCCTCTGTGCCCCGGGTAGCCTTTTCAGCTGCCCTGAGCTTGCCACGGTCTGAACCAGGCACGGTGCCCTTTGACAGAGTCCTGCTCAACGATGGGGGCTACTATGATCCAGAGACTG GCGTGTTCACGGCGCCACTGGCCGGGCGCTACTTGCTGAGCGCGGTGCTCACGGGGCACCGGCACGAGAAGGTGGAGGCCGTGCTGTCCCGCTCCAACCTGGGCGTGGCTCGCATAGACTCCGGTGGCTACGAGCCGGAGGGCCTGGAGAATAAGCCGGTGGCCGAgagccagcccagcccaggcgCCCTAGGTGTGTTCAGCCTCATCCTGCCGCTGCAGGTCGGGGACACGGTCTGCATCGACCTGGTCATGGGGCAGCTGGCGCACTCGGAGGAACCGCTCACCATTTTCAGCGGAGCCCTGCTCTACGGAGACCTGGAGCTCGAACAGGCGTAG